From the genome of Silene latifolia isolate original U9 population unplaced genomic scaffold, ASM4854445v1 scaffold_290, whole genome shotgun sequence, one region includes:
- the LOC141639170 gene encoding tetraspanin-2-like has protein sequence MGLSNNITAVLNFIALLCSFPIIASGLWLASKPDNECVHLFRWPVVILGFLIMVISLMGFIGAYWYKEGVLGVYLCCMAILITLLLILLIFAFVVTRPDGSYWVPPARGYKEYHLQGFSTWLRDHVASDDYWPNIRNCLTDTNFCAKLNTSPYMASPQYFFAHMSPLQSGCCKPPTACGYQYVNPTMWINPANPTADPDCSLWSSDPSMLCYNCSSCRAGLLGNLRNEWRKVNIILIVTVVVLIFVYVIACSAFRNAQTEDLFRQYKQGWA, from the exons ATGGGACTAAGCAACAACATAACAGCAGTACTCAACTTCATAGCACTCCTATGCTCTTTTCCCATAATAGCCTCAGGTCTATGGCTAGCTTCCAAGCCAGATAATGAATGCGTCCATTTATTCAGGTGGCCTGTCGTGATACTGGGATTCCTGATAATGGTAATTTCTTTAATGGGTTTCATAGGTGCTTACTGGTACAAGGAAGGTGTGTTGGGTGTTTACCTTTGTTGTATGGCCATCCTCATCACTTTGCTCCTCATCCTTCTTATCTTCGCCTTCGTGGTTACCCGTCCTGATGGCTCCTACTGGGTCCCCCCTGCCCGCGGTTACAAGGAGTATCACCTGCAGGGGTTCTCTACCTGGTTGAGGGACCATGTTGCTAGTGATGATTATTGGCCTAACATTAGGAATTGTTTGACTGATACTAATTTCTGTGCCAAGCTTAATACTAGTCCCTATATGGCTTCCCCTCAATACTTCTTTGCTCATATGTCGCCTCTCCAG TCAGGATGCTGTAAACCCCCAACAGCATGTGGATACCAATATGTAAACCCAACAATGTGGATCAACCCAGCAAATCCTACAGCTGACCCGGACTGCTCGTTATGGAGCTCTGACCCAAGCATGCTATGCTATAACTGCAGCTCTTGCAGGGCTGGGCTTCTAGGAAACCTAAGGAATGAATGGAGGAAGGTGAACATCATCCTCATTGTTACAGTGGTGGTCCTCATCTTTGTATATGTGATCGCTTGCAGCGCATTCCGTAATGCACAGACCGAGGACCTCTTCCGCCAGTATAAGCAGGGCTGGGCTTAG
- the LOC141639164 gene encoding eukaryotic translation initiation factor 4B3-like yields MAATVSSVWSKPGAWALDSEQHEDELNSQHQLDLSAAAKLPSPPAADFPSLSAAVTTTKPKKKSKQTLSLAEFSNYKPPSASASADIVLPTGPRERTAEEIAESRRGGFRNYGGAERGDRDRPRVSREDRGDMGSSRADDADDWSKSKKLPSFGSAASDRDSGFSRADEVDDWSKGKKFGAERGERREKMGFFGSSRADDVDNWATTKRPTGPGAEVDTWGATRRDRKVGFEATGPGADVDNWVKNKDIASASASASGGGGRPRLNLQPRTLPVVADNKVSGVEVVEGGKPKGNPFGAARPREEVLKDKGQDWKEIEEKLEAVKMKDSSSFDSIGRRRGFGLAANRPDASADDRTSVRAWRKPDSISNAAAPSTTPLPSAETGEKGDEISGSIEKASEDN; encoded by the exons ATGGCTGCAACAGTTTCCTCAGTTTGGTCCAAGCCCGGTGCATGGGCCCTTGATTCCGAACAACACGAAGACGAACTCAACTCCCAACATCAGTTAGATCTCTCCGCCGCCGCCAAACTCCCTTCTCCACCTGCCGCCGACTTCCCTTCCTTATCCGCCGCCGTCACTACCACCAAACCTAAGAAGAAATCCAAACAAACTCTCTCTTTAGCCGAGTTCTCCAACTACAAACCCCCTTCTGCTTCCGCCTCCGCCGACATCGTCCTCCCTACCGGCCCCCGAGAGCGCACCGCTGAGGAAATTGCCGAGTCTCGCCGAGGCGGATTCCGCAATTATGGTGGCGCCGAACGGGGTGACAGGGACAGACCTAGGGTTTCCCGTGAGGATAGGGGGGATATGGGCTCCTCTAGAGCTGACGACGCTGATGATTGGTCCAAGTCTAAAAAGTTGCCTTCTTTCGGCTCTGCTGCCTCCGATAGAGATTCGGGTTTCTCTCGGGCTGATGAGGTTGATGATTGGTCCAAAGGTAAGAAATTTGGGGCTGAGAGAGGCGAGAGGAGGGAGAAGATGGGGTTTTTTGGTTCCAGCAGGGCTGATGACGTGGATAACTGGGCCACCACCAAGAGACCCACTGGACCTGGTGCTGAGGTCGACACCTGGGGTGCCACTAGGAGAGATAGGAAGGTTGGATTCGAGGCTACTGGACCCGGTGCTGATGTGGATAATTGGGTCAAGAATAAGGATATTGCAAGTGCAAGTGCAAGTGCAAGTGGTGGTGGTGGACGTCCGAGGTTGAATTTACAGCCTAGGACATTACCTGTTGTAGCTGATAATAAAGTAAGTGGAGTGGAGGTTGTGGAAGGGGGAAAGCCAAAGGGGAATCCGTTCGGGGCAGCGAGGCCTAGGGAAGAGGTGTTAAAGGACAAGGGACAAGATTGGAAGGAGATTGAGGAGAAATTGGAGGCAGTGAAGATGAAGGATAGTAGTAGTTTTGATAGTATTGGTAGGAGAAGAGGGTTTGGGCTTGCTGCTAATAGGCCTGATGCTTCTGCTGATGATAGGACTAGTGTTAGGGCTTGGAGGAAGCCCGACTCCATCTCCAATGCTGCTGCTCCTTCTACTACTCCCCTTCCTAG CGCGGAGACAGGAGAGAAGGGTGATGAGATAAGTGGGAGCATTGAGAAGGCCTCTGAAGACAATTGA
- the LOC141639167 gene encoding monolignol oxidoreductase AtBBE-like 15 isoform X1, whose amino-acid sequence MPSHTLKTVPILLILITYASWGSAILFEDNFLQCLHGNIASYALFPPSCYSPANSSFSIVLQSTALNLRYLMPSVKKPALIVMPTHESHVQAAVTCARKLGVQLRLRSGGHDYEGVSYASEMEDAFVILDLAKLRMVTVDIEDNSAWVEAGATIGELYYRISLESKTHGFPAGLCTSLGVGGHITGGAYGSMMRKYGLGADNAIDVRMVDANGQVLDREAMGEDVFWAIRGGGGGNFGIILAWKISLVPVPEKVTVFSVVKTLEQGLTKTLYKWQQVAPKIDENLFIRVILQPTKNQQGDKTVIGIFQALFLGQGNELLKITQRDFPELGLQQKDLSEVSWIESVLYIANNPPGTKPEILLQAKPAFINYFKAKSDFLTDPVPEAGLEGLWKRFVQDDGSLMIWNPYGGMMSKIPESQIPFPHRNGTICMIQYVVSWQDGSASESRHMEWIRQVHNYMTPYVSSFPRQAYVNYRDLDLGMDKNGNASFIQASPWGAMYYKNNYDRLVQIKTKVDPQNLFMHEQSIPPLPVMDTPDG is encoded by the coding sequence TTTCCACCATCATGTTACTCTCCAGCTAACTCTTCCTTTTCTATTGTCCTTCAATCCACAGCCCTGAACCTGAGGTATTTGATGCCTTCTGTTAAAAAGCCGGCTTTAATTGTGATGCCAACACATGAATCCCATGTCCAGGCTGCGGTTACATGTGCGAGAAAGCTCGGAGTTCAGCTTAGGCTTCGTAGTGGAGGCCATGACTATGAAGGGGTCTCATATGCGTCTGAGATGGAGGATGCCTTTGTTATACTTGACTTGGCCAAACTTAGGATGGTCACAGTTGATATTGAAGATAATAGTGCATGGGTGGAGGCGGGGGCTACCATAGGTGAGCTCTACTACAGGATCTCTCTGGAGAGCAAGACCCATGGTTTCCCTGCTGGTTTATGTACTAGCTTGGGTGTCGGAGGCCATATTACTGGAGGAGCCTATGGTTCTATGATGAGAAAATATGGTCTTGGAGCCGACAATGCCATTGATGTAAGAATGGTTGATGCCAATGGTCAAGTGCTTGACCGAGAGGCGATGGGAGAGGATGTATTTTGGGCAATTAGAGGAGGTGGAGGTGGTAACTTTGGAATAATTCTGGCGTGGAAGATTAGTTTGGTCCCGGTACCAGAAAAAGTGACGGTGTTTTCTGTTGTAAAAACCTTGGAGCAAGGTTTGACAAAAACCTTGTACAAGTGGCAACAAGTTGCTCCCAAAATTGATGAAAATCTCTTTATCAGAGTAATCTTACAGCCCACCAAAAACCAGCAAGGTGATAAAACTGTAATCGGTATATTCCAGGCCTTGTTTCTTGGACAAGGGAATGAGTTACTGAAAATAACTCAACGCGATTTCCCTGAATTGGGATTACAGCAAAAAGATCTCTCTGAAGTGAGTTGGATAGAATCAGTCCTTTACATTGCCAATAACCCACCTGGTACAAAACCAGAAATACTACTCCAAGCGAAGCCTGCCTTCATAAATTACTTCAAGGCCAAGTCGGATTTTCTAACAGATCCTGTCCCAGAAGCTGGCCTTGAAGGTCTATGGAAACGGTTCGTGCAAGATGATGGGTCACTAATGATTTGGAATCCTTATGGTGGTATGATGAGTAAGATACCGGAATCTCAAATACCGTTTCCTCACAGAAATGGGACCATATGCATGATTCAATACGTGGTATCATGGCAAGATGGGAGTGCTAGTGAAAGTAGGCATATGGAATGGATTAGGCAAGTACATAACTATATGACCCCGTATGTGTCGTCGTTCCCTAGACAAGCATATGTGAACTATCGGGATCTCGATTTGGGTATGGACAAAAATGGGAATGCTAGCTTTATACAGGCCAGTCCGTGGGGGGCTATGTACTACAAGAATAATTATGATAGGTTGGTCCAGATTAAAACAAAGGTTGACCCACAGAACTTGTTTATGCATGAGCAGAGCATCCCACCTCTTCCTGTTATGGATACACCTGATGGCTAG
- the LOC141639167 gene encoding monolignol oxidoreductase AtBBE-like 13 isoform X2, with the protein MTYTLCQVYHAVSIKSLRSRATAKALNLRYLMPSVKKPALIVMPTHESHVQAAVTCARKLGVQLRLRSGGHDYEGVSYASEMEDAFVILDLAKLRMVTVDIEDNSAWVEAGATIGELYYRISLESKTHGFPAGLCTSLGVGGHITGGAYGSMMRKYGLGADNAIDVRMVDANGQVLDREAMGEDVFWAIRGGGGGNFGIILAWKISLVPVPEKVTVFSVVKTLEQGLTKTLYKWQQVAPKIDENLFIRVILQPTKNQQGDKTVIGIFQALFLGQGNELLKITQRDFPELGLQQKDLSEVSWIESVLYIANNPPGTKPEILLQAKPAFINYFKAKSDFLTDPVPEAGLEGLWKRFVQDDGSLMIWNPYGGMMSKIPESQIPFPHRNGTICMIQYVVSWQDGSASESRHMEWIRQVHNYMTPYVSSFPRQAYVNYRDLDLGMDKNGNASFIQASPWGAMYYKNNYDRLVQIKTKVDPQNLFMHEQSIPPLPVMDTPDG; encoded by the coding sequence CCCTGAACCTGAGGTATTTGATGCCTTCTGTTAAAAAGCCGGCTTTAATTGTGATGCCAACACATGAATCCCATGTCCAGGCTGCGGTTACATGTGCGAGAAAGCTCGGAGTTCAGCTTAGGCTTCGTAGTGGAGGCCATGACTATGAAGGGGTCTCATATGCGTCTGAGATGGAGGATGCCTTTGTTATACTTGACTTGGCCAAACTTAGGATGGTCACAGTTGATATTGAAGATAATAGTGCATGGGTGGAGGCGGGGGCTACCATAGGTGAGCTCTACTACAGGATCTCTCTGGAGAGCAAGACCCATGGTTTCCCTGCTGGTTTATGTACTAGCTTGGGTGTCGGAGGCCATATTACTGGAGGAGCCTATGGTTCTATGATGAGAAAATATGGTCTTGGAGCCGACAATGCCATTGATGTAAGAATGGTTGATGCCAATGGTCAAGTGCTTGACCGAGAGGCGATGGGAGAGGATGTATTTTGGGCAATTAGAGGAGGTGGAGGTGGTAACTTTGGAATAATTCTGGCGTGGAAGATTAGTTTGGTCCCGGTACCAGAAAAAGTGACGGTGTTTTCTGTTGTAAAAACCTTGGAGCAAGGTTTGACAAAAACCTTGTACAAGTGGCAACAAGTTGCTCCCAAAATTGATGAAAATCTCTTTATCAGAGTAATCTTACAGCCCACCAAAAACCAGCAAGGTGATAAAACTGTAATCGGTATATTCCAGGCCTTGTTTCTTGGACAAGGGAATGAGTTACTGAAAATAACTCAACGCGATTTCCCTGAATTGGGATTACAGCAAAAAGATCTCTCTGAAGTGAGTTGGATAGAATCAGTCCTTTACATTGCCAATAACCCACCTGGTACAAAACCAGAAATACTACTCCAAGCGAAGCCTGCCTTCATAAATTACTTCAAGGCCAAGTCGGATTTTCTAACAGATCCTGTCCCAGAAGCTGGCCTTGAAGGTCTATGGAAACGGTTCGTGCAAGATGATGGGTCACTAATGATTTGGAATCCTTATGGTGGTATGATGAGTAAGATACCGGAATCTCAAATACCGTTTCCTCACAGAAATGGGACCATATGCATGATTCAATACGTGGTATCATGGCAAGATGGGAGTGCTAGTGAAAGTAGGCATATGGAATGGATTAGGCAAGTACATAACTATATGACCCCGTATGTGTCGTCGTTCCCTAGACAAGCATATGTGAACTATCGGGATCTCGATTTGGGTATGGACAAAAATGGGAATGCTAGCTTTATACAGGCCAGTCCGTGGGGGGCTATGTACTACAAGAATAATTATGATAGGTTGGTCCAGATTAAAACAAAGGTTGACCCACAGAACTTGTTTATGCATGAGCAGAGCATCCCACCTCTTCCTGTTATGGATACACCTGATGGCTAG